A window of the Corythoichthys intestinalis isolate RoL2023-P3 chromosome 6, ASM3026506v1, whole genome shotgun sequence genome harbors these coding sequences:
- the p2ry1 gene encoding P2Y purinoceptor 1, with protein MTSDLNLSSLLNVSELHNHTRGCSLTKTGFQFYYLPTVYIMVFITGLVGNSLAIWMFVCHMRPWSSISVYMFNLALADFCYVLSLPFLIFYYFNKTDWIFGDVLCRLQRFIFHVNLYGSILFLTCISVHRYTGVVHPLKSLGRLKKKNAVITSALVWAVVVLAISPILYYSRTGSKRNATTCYDTTTEDELPGYFIYSMTLTVFGFCIPFIIIFCCYGMIVKALIYNDMNNAPLRQKSIHLVIIVLAVFAVSYLPFHVMKNLNMRARLYFQSPAMCDFNNRVYATYQVTRGLASLNSCVDPILYFLAGDTFRRKLSRATRKPSKKGDNVLQSKSDETALNSLAEYVENGERRM; from the coding sequence ATGACCTCTGACCTCAACCTGAGCTCTCTGTTGAATGTGAGCGAGCTGCACAATCACACGCGAGGATGCTCACTCACCAAGACGGGCTTCCAGTTCTACTACCTGCCCACAGTCTACATCATGGTGTTCATCACAGGCCTGGTGGGCAACAGCTTAGCCATCTGGATGTTTGTGTGCCATATGAGGCCATGGAGCAGCATCTCCGTGTACATGTTCAACCTGGCACTGGCTGACTTTTGCTACGTCCTCTCACTGCCCTTCCTAATCTTTTACTATTTCAACAAAACCGATTGGATCTTTGGTGATGTGCTGTGCCGGCTGCAGCGCTTTATCTTCCACGTCAACCTGTACGGCAGCATCCTCTTCCTCACTTGCATCAGCGTGCACCGCTACACGGGCGTAGTGCACCCGCTAAAGTCCTTGGGCCGACTCAAGAAGAAGAATGCTGTCATCACTAGCGCACTAGTGTGGGCTGTGGTGGTCCTTGCAATTTCGCCCATCCTCTACTACTCTCGGACGGGCTCAAAGCGCAACGCCACTACTTGCTACGACACCACCACTGAGGATGAGCTTCCCGGTTACTTCATCTACAGCATGACCTTGACCGTCTTCGGCTTTTGCATCCCATTCATTATCATCTTCTGTTGCTATGGCATGATTGTCAAAGCCTTAATTTACAATGACATGAACAATGCACCCCTACGGCAGAAATCCATCCACCTGGTCATCATTGTACTGGCCGTCTTCGCTGTCTCCTACCTACCTTTCCACGTTATGAAAAACCTGAACATGCGGGCCCGGCTGTACTTCCAGAGCCCAGCCATGTGTGACTTTAATAACCGCGTCTACGCCACTTACCAGGTGACTCGCGGCCTGGCCAGCCTAAACAGCTGCGTGGACCCTATCCTCTACTTCCTGGCCGGTGATACGTTCAGGAGGAAACTGTCACGGGCCACCAGGAAGCCTTCCAAGAAGGGGGACAACGTGTTGCAGTCTAAGAGCGACGAGACTGCGCTCAACAGCCTGGCAGAGTATGTGGAGAACGGAGAGCGGCGGATGTGA